The genomic stretch CGCCTGATTCTCGGCGCAGCTGCCGCCGGTGGCGCGCAGGGTCAGCACCGCGCGCTCCTCTTCCTGCAGGCGCGTCACCAGGGCCGGGGGCAGCTCGCCGTCCAGCAGGCCTTGCGCGGACCAACCGACCACCGGGCGCAGGGCGTCGTCGCCCGAGGCCAGGATCCAGCCGCCCTGATTCAGGCTGACCAGGTAGAAGACCGGCTCGGCGGCTTCCCAGGCCAGCGCGTGGACGCTGCTGATCTGGGCCTCCTGGAAGCCCGCGCTCCGGGCGGCCCAGGCTGCGGCCATGGCGCTCACCTGCGTCGGGCCCATCGGGGCGGCCCACGCCGGGGTCAGGTTCAGGGTCAGGGCGGAAAGCAGACCGGTCAGGGTCAGGGTGCGGGTGAGGGTGAAATTCCGTGCCATGGGAGCCTCCTGGTTACGGGCTCCTTATTGGCAGGGATTGTGCCAGTTTGAGTCGAAAATATCTCATTGAAGATCAACAGGATCGTTTCTCAGAACAAAGCGGATATCGGTTGAAATGCCCCAATCAAAGCTACGGTCAGGGTGGGGGATATCAACCGCCAGCCCGCTCCCGAACCCTCCGACTTCAGGCGGCGGGACGCAGACTCCGCTTCCCAGAGGATAAAATTCCCCGCAAACCGTTCGGAATTGGATGTGAGACCGCTCACATGCCCGCCGTGGGGCCTCGCTTGTCCGGGCTCACATGGCGCACGGCCATCCCAAAGCCCGGCGCTTTGGGGCAAATGAACAACAATATGGGGGAAATGCCGGGGAGACCCGCCGCAGCGGGCCTCCCGCAGAGGGTGCTTCAGCGGGGCGTGTCGTCCACGATGGCGATGCGGAAGGCCGTGCGGGCGCAACTGCCCACCACGCCCTGGCATCGATCGCCCTGCAGGTTGAACTCGACGGGGTCCGTGGGCTGCTCGCGGATCCACCAGTGCGTGGTGAAGAAGAAGCGGGCCGCTGCGTCGTCCAGCCGGCGCAGGGTGATCTGGTAGTAGCCCATCCGGCGGTCCCGCAGCACGTCGCTGACATATTCGTCCTGTTCGTCGAGGAACACGAAGAAGCCCCAGGAGACCGGCTGGGCCTGCACGCGCGAACCAGGCGGCAGGCGCAGGTCGGGATAGGGGCCCACCTGCCAGGCCAGCTCCTCGTCGTCGCGCAGCCAGTGCAGACGCTCGGCGGGCGTGCGCTGCCACTCCCCGGCCACGCTGTCCCAGACCACGGCCAGGAATTCGATCTGGTACTGGTAGGGGCAACCGTCCGAGCAGCTCTGCTCGAAGTCCACAGTGAAAGCGGTGGGGTTGGAGAGGTTCTCCTCCCGGGCCGGATCGAAGACCATCAGCGTGTCCGCGTCGTAGCCGTGGCTGCGGTCGCCGGGCTTCTGCGTGAAGGCCAGGCCATCGGGACTGACGATCCGCGTCACGCCGGCGCCGCTGAAGGCCTCGCCGCGCCAGGTCCCCGCGATGGCCAGTTCCACGCTGTCCCCCGGGACCAGCGGGAAGGCCGCCCGGTCGAACACGTAGCGGAACTGCGCGGGGTCCTCCTCCAGCGTGACGGTGGCGCCGTCGGCCAGCCGGCGCAGGGTGATCAGCGCGCCGGGCAGGAAGGTGCTGGAGTCGTTCACCGCCTGGGTCAGATCCACGGGCTGGGTCAGCCGGACCTCCTGCAGGCCGGTGTCACCGGGCTCCAGCAGCGCCACGACGGTGGCCCGCTCCAGGAAGGCGCCGGGATCGTCCTCGGGCATGTCGCCGCAGCCGGTCCAGAGGAGCAGGCCCAGCAGCAGGGCGGCCACGGGCCGCGCCAGGGTATGGAAAGGTGCCGTCATGCTTAGAATCTCCACGTCAGTTCAAGGCTGGGCAGGCGGCGGATGCCGTCCGTCAGCACCTTGGTGGGCAGTCCGCCCGGATCGTCGGTGTAGTTGAATTCCACGCCCCAGTAGTTGGGGTTGTTGAACAGGTTGAGGATGCCCATCCGGCACTCAAATTCCTTGCCGGGCTTGCGGTGCGTGAAGGTCCAGGCCAGGTCCAGCCGGTTGTAGGCCTGCAGCTGCTGCGCGTTGCGCCCGCCGTAGTTGTGCAGGATGCTCTCCTCGCCGTTCAGGCCGTCGTCCCCCAGCCAGGTGGCACTGTAGGGTTCGGTGAAGCGCGGCCCCGAGGCCCACAGCCAGGTCAGACCGGCAGAACTCTCGTTGTAGCGGAAGAAGCGCACCCACTTGCGGAAGGGCCAGCCCTTCGTTTCCTGATGGAAGAAGCTGCGGTTGGCCAGCAGGTTGAGGTTGTTGCGTTTGTCGAAGGCGGCGTAGAACGGCTTGCCGTCGTTGACTTCGTCCACGTGGCGCACGGCCCAGCCCAGGCTGTAGCCCAGCTGGCCGGTCCAGAGGCCGCGTGTGCGCTTGATGGTCAGGTCCGCGCCGAAGGATTCGCCCCGGCCTTGATAGAACAGATAGTCGTTGCTCGAGGGATCGTCCGCCTGGTGTTCATCCATCAGTGCCTTGGCCTCGGCCAGATGGTCCATCCGCTTGTGGTAGCCCTCCAGTTCCAGCGTGAAGTCGGCGGGTAGATCCGCCTCCACGCCCGCGGTGAGGTGCATCGAACGCGACGGCCGGGACGTGCTGTCCATGGAGACCCAGAGGAAACTGAAGGTGCTGCCGTCCCGCCGAAACTGCTGGATGCCCTGGTTGTAGAGTCCCCAGGCCGCCTTGAGGCGCAGGCCCTCGTTGACGTGGAGCTTCACGCCCAACCGGGGTTCCAGCCGCTCCACGGAGTAGGCGTCGCCGTCCGTCAGGCCGCCGGCCCGGAACACCACGCCCCGCAGCCCGGGCTCCACGATCACCAGCGGGTGCGGCCGCCAGCTGGCCTGGGCGTAGAGTGCGACCTCGGACATGGGCACGTCGATGTCCCACTGGTGGTTGTTGAACACCCACGCCTGGAAATTGGTGGACACGCTCTTCAGCAGCAGGCCCGTTTCCACCGACAGGGCGTCGTCGTGGTGGTACTCCAGTTGCAGGCGCGTGGACCAGTCGTTGATATGGTTGGTCTGCAGCACCAGCGCTTTTCCGCCGAAGTCCAGCTCCGTGCGGAAGCGCGAGAAGGCCACGATGGTGCGCGAATACCAGCGCGTGTTCCAGACATGGCGCCAGTTGAGGTTCAGCGCCCGGTTGCCGTATGCGAAGTCCAGCGAACTGGTGTCGAAGACGTCGTCGCCCCAGTAGCCGGTGACGGAGAGCCGGTCCTTCTCGCCCAGGTCCCAGTTGGCGCGCAACTGGGCGTCGGTGAAGTGGTAGGGTACCTCGTCCTGGGTGAAGGCCTTGGTGGCCAGGTCGATGTAACTGCGGCGCAGGGCCACCATCCACGAGGAATTGTCCAGTTTCCAGGTCGGGCCGCTGAACTGGATCGACGAGGCCAGCGCGCCCAGGCTCACCTCGCCGTCCAGGGCCTCCTGGTTGCCCTCGCGGGAGGTCACCTGCAGCACGGCGCCCAACCGGCCGCCGTACTGCGCGGGCCATGAACTGCGCAGCAGGTCGGTGTGCTTGACGGCGCCCGGGATGAAGGCCGAGAACAGCCCGCCCAGGTGGTTGGGGTTGTAGACCTCCACGCCGTCCAGCAGGATCAAGTTCTCGTCGGCCCGGGAGCCGCGCACGTTGAGGTCGCTGGAGAAATCGTTGGAAGGCAGCACGCCCGGCACGGTGAGCAGGGAGCGCAGCAGGTCGCGCTGGATCAGCACGGGCGCCAGATCCATCTGCTTGCGGTCCAGCCGCACGTTGCCCACGTAGACCTGCTCCTGCTTCAGCTCGCGCTCGGTCTTCTCCGCCGTCACCACCACCTCGGCCAGGGCCAGGGTGGTGGGCCGCAGGCGGATCTCCTGCAGCGGATCCAGCCCGTCCAGCAGCGTGAACTGGACCTGGCGCGGCTCGTAGCCCTGGTAGCTCGCCTCCACCTGGACGGGACCGGCCTCCAGCCCCGAGATCACAAAATAGCCGTCCAGGTTGGTGGCGGCGCCCCGACGCGGCGCCCGGCCCGTGGCGGCCTCGGCGATCAGGATTTTCAGGTTGGCCCCGATCAGGGCCTCGCCGGTGGCGTCGTCCACGACGTGGCCGTGCAGGCGGGCGGCCCGGGCGCCGGCGACGGCGCACAGGAGCAGGCCCACCAAGAGCGGCCAGCGGAAGCAGGATGTGGCGGTCATCTATGTTCCTTCATGTCATGCGGTGACGGGCGGATGGCCCGGAATCAGGGTGCCTCGAACCGGCGGTGAAGTGGCGTTCACCGGCCGACCGGGCGCGGATACGGTCTAAAATAGAGCTTGAGTGGTCACGGGGAAATGGCAGCGGCCGAAAGGTGGCTCTGGAGACCGGCCCGGCCGCTGGCCGGGTTTGCGCATGCCGTTCGGGAATCGGATGTTTTCGGCCAGACAAGCCATTCCGCAAGCCGGAGACTCCCATGCGCAACCGAATCCGCCCCCTGCTGATCCTGCTTCTGCTGCTTGGTTGGACCGTGCCGGCCCTGGCCTTGCGCGTGGGCGTGGCGCCGCTGGCGGGCAGCGGGTTGACCATGGACCAAGCCCGGGTGGCCCGCTCCCTGCTGGTGCACAACCTGCAGAAGGAGATGCCCGAGGATCTGGTGGTGGAGCTGCGTGGCGAGTCCTGGATGGCCCTCTCGCCGGTCCTCGAGCTGCTGGGGGAGGCCCGCGGCCAGAAGCTGGACCGCATTGTGCTGGTGAGCGCCGACCAGCTGGGGGAGAAGTTGATCTTCCAGCTGCGCGTGTTGCAGGTCTCCGACGAGCGCAATTTGTTCACCGACTCCATGCCGGTGGCCTCCGTGGAGGATCTGGACACGGCCATGCAGCGGGCGGCCATGGCCGTGGCGCGTGGCAAGACGCTGGACGATGTGCGCGAAGTGGGTCAGGTGCTGGAGAACGAGGGCCTCAAGACACGGCATCGGACGGCCCTGCGCCAGGCCACGCTCCAGGCCGGCTACCTCTGGCCGCTGAGCGACGAGGCGGTGGACAAGTCCGAGCGCAACTACGACGGCCACTCCCGCCGCTTCGCCTTCGCCCTCTCCAGCGGCATCGAGGATCGCAACTTCGATGCGGGCTACACCCTGGCCTGGCGCTACGGGCCGGCGGTCCAGCTCTATTCGGACTGGCTCTTCCGGGTCCAGGACTTCTGCCCCTACCTGGGCGCGGGGCTGGGCTTCCACTGGGTGCTGGACAAGAAGCCGGACGGCGAGTACCGGATGGACGACGGCTTCCACCTGGCGGCCCGCACGGGCGTGATCCTGTTCCGCACCTATGACTTCCAGATGAGCCTGGAGGGCGGCTACCTGGTCACCTGGAACGAGGACATCGACCGCGCCTGGCTGCTCTCCCTGGGCATCCGGCCGTAGGAGCCCGTCCGCCCGGCTGGACAAATCCACCAAGTGGTGTCAGGCACCGTGCCAGACGACGAACCGCAAGTACCCGATGGACGACGGTTTCCACCTGGCGGCCCGCACGGGCGAGATCCTGTTCCGCACCTACGATTTCCAGATGAGCCTGGAGGGCGGCTACCAGGCCACCTGGAACGAGGACATTGACCGCGCCTGGCTGCTCTCCCTGGGCATCCGGCCGTAGCAACCCGTCCGCCCGGCTGGACAATTCCCCGAAGTGGTGTCAGGCACCGTGCCAGACCACGATTCTGCCAGCCGTGTTGATTTCTTGACACCCGCGAGGCTTGAAAGCCACTCCATTCACAATGTTAAGCCGGCCAGCCAACCGGGCGCCGCGACGCTCCGGAACACTCGGAAATCCGTCCGGAAGCCCGCTCTGGCGGTGGCATGATCCTTGCCGTGCAACCCGTGCTGCAAATGAAAGGCAAGTCATGCTGCGCGTTCTGCTGTTGTTCCTGGCCTCGCTGCCCGCGCTGGCCAATTCCATGTCCGCCGATCTGGTGCTCGCCCATCCCCAGCCCTTGAGCAACGGAATGGTGCTGACCCTGGATTTCCCCGAGCCCGACCTGCTGGACGTCAGCGGCGGTCAACAGGCCCGCCTGGCGGGAGAGGGGTTGTGGGGCGTGGCCGGCTGCCCGGACTTGCCGGCCGTCATCCGCCATATCCGCATCCCTGATCGCAGCGGCGTCACCTTGGACGTCCAGGAGGCCCGCTGGACCAGTCTGGGCCGCGTGGACATGGCCCCCGTGCAGGAACGCCTGCACACGCCCCAGGACCTGCCCCTGGCCTGGATCCGCGACGAGGCTGTCTATCAGACCGCCTCGCCCTGGCCCCAGGACTGGATTCGCCTCTCCGACCCCAAACTGCTGCGCGAGATCCGCCTGGTCACCCTGACCGTGGCGCCCCTGCGCTGGAATCCCGTCTCCGGCGAACTGCAGCGGCTGGAGTCCCTGACCGTGATGCTGGGCTTCACGGGCCACAACGAGCTCAACATGCCCCTGCGGGACGAGGACGAGGGCCTCTCCGACGACAGCGAGGGCCTGGTCTACCGCTATCACGCCGCGGAGGACCAGTTCGTCCGCCAGATGCTGGGCCACAACCTGCTGGATCCCGTCTCGGGCGAATCCTGGCAGGAGGAAGGCTCGCTGAACGAGATCGGCTGGTCCGCGCCGGCGCTGCCGCTGAATTACCTGGTGATCTGCCGCAACGCGGCCGTCAATCAGGCGGGCTTCCAGCTCTGGCTGGAGTGGAAGCGCCGCAAGGGCCACCACGTCACTATTCTGACGGAGACCCAGATCCCCAGCTTCAACGCCTCGAACATCCGCGCGGCCATCGTCAGCGAATACAACACCTCCGCTTTTCCGCCGCATTACGTGATGCTGGTGGGCGACCCCACGGACGGCAGCTACACCCTGCCCACCCACCCCAGCCAGTACGACCACTACTACGCGGCTTGCATCGGCTCCGACATCCTGGCGGACGTGGTGGTGGGGCGGGTCTCGGTGACCAGCGCCACCATGCTCAACAACGTCTTCAACAAGATCGTGGGCTACGAGACGGCCCCCTACCTGGAGAACACCAGCTGGCTGCGCCGGGCTTCCTTCCTGACGGGCTCGGGCCACTGCGGCGAATCCATGAGCCAGCTGGCCCGGGACATCGGCTTCCAGCTGCTGCAGGAACGCGGCTATTCCCAGGTGGACACGGCCTTCTGCGCCAGCAGCCCGAGCTACGTCTACAACTGGTTCAACCAGGGCATCAGCCACTACAATTACCGCGGCTGGATCGGGATGGAGGGGCTGGACACCAACACGCTGCTCAATCTGCAGCAGGGGCCGCGCACGCCCATCGCCGTGGTCTTCACCTGTTCCAGTGGCGAGTTCTCCCAGTCGGAATCCTGGGGTCCGGCCTATTCCGAGGCCTTCCTGCGCGGCGGGACCATCACCACGCCGGGCGGCGCGGCGGCGGCCATGGGCTTCTGCACCTCCAACACGCACACGGCCTACAACAACCTGGTGGACGGCGGTTTCTGGAGCGCGCTGCTGGACTACCGCATTCCCCAGGTGGGCACCTGCATGTTCCGCGGCAAGCTGGAGCTCTTCAACACCCTGCCCGACAACGACAGCAACGTCAACAACTTCTCCTACTGGGCCAACCTGATGGGCGACCCGGGCATGGAGCAGTGGTGCGGCGTGCCGGAAGTGCTGCATTTCGAGACGCTGCCCGCCGGCGGCAGCACCAGCGCCCAGGTGTTGGAACTGCGCGTGCTGAACGCCGAGAACGCCCCGGTGGAAGGCGTGGCGGTCACCGCCTGGCAGAGCGGCGATTTGGCCGTCAGCGAACTCAGCGACGCCGAGGGCCGCGTGCAGCTCAGCCTGCCGGGCTACCCGGAAGGCGAATTGAAACTCACCGCCAGCAAGGCCTTCCACGCGCCGACCCTGGCGGCCCTGACCTTGAGCTCCCTGCCCGCGACCCCGGTGCTGCAGGCCTTCCAAGTCGTGGACGCCAGCGGCGACGGGCTGCTGGTCCCCGGCGAGAGCTTCCAACTGCAGTTGACCCTGGCCAACGCTTCCGCCAGCGAGGCGCTGCCCGCCCTGGCGCTGAGCGTTGAGCTGGTGGACGAGGAGGCGGCCCTGATCGTGGACGGCGCGGCGGACCTGGCCGCCCTGGAAGCCCTGGGCGTGGGCGAAGTGCGGGACCAGTTGCAGCTCACCCTGGACGACAGCTGGACCGAGGGTCTGCCCCTGGAGCTGAACCTGCGCCTGGGCGCCGGCGAACAGCAATTCCTGCTGCGGGCCGTGCTGCCGGTCAGCACCCCCGTGCTGGCCATCCGCAGCGCGTCCTGGGCCACCTCGGCCCTCTATCCCGGCGAGACCAAGGACTGGGTCCTGCGCGTGGAGAACACGGGCACCATCACCAGTCACAACCTGCAGCTGGTGCCGATGTTCGGCAGCGAACTGCTCACGGTCACGCCGGAGACCCTGACGCTGGACTCGCTGGCGGTGGGCGAGTCGGTCAACGTGACGCTCGCAGTGACCGCGGCGGCCAACCTGGTGCCGGGCTTCACGGCTCCGTTCTACCTGCTCTGGGGCGACGCGAGCCTGGAGTGCGACGGCCTGGTCACCACGGCCCTGACCCTGGGCAACCGGCTGGTCACCGATCCCACCGGCCCCGACGCCCATGGCTACTACGCCTTCGAGAGCACGGACACCCAGTGGATCCAGTCTCCCGTCTTCAACTGGATCGAGATCGCCCCCAACAACGGCGGGACGGGCACCGTGCTCAACTTGCACGACACGGCCGACGAGGCCGACGACAGCCGGCGCGTCCAGCTGCCCTTCCCCTTCTCCGTCTACGGCGAGACCTACTCCAGCCTGGCGGTCTGCTCCAACGGCTTCGTGGCCTTCGGCAC from Candidatus Delongbacteria bacterium encodes the following:
- a CDS encoding Spi family protease inhibitor, which codes for MARNFTLTRTLTLTGLLSALTLNLTPAWAAPMGPTQVSAMAAAWAARSAGFQEAQISSVHALAWEAAEPVFYLVSLNQGGWILASGDDALRPVVGWSAQGLLDGELPPALVTRLQEEERAVLTLRATGGSCAENQA
- a CDS encoding TonB-dependent receptor, which produces MTATSCFRWPLLVGLLLCAVAGARAARLHGHVVDDATGEALIGANLKILIAEAATGRAPRRGAATNLDGYFVISGLEAGPVQVEASYQGYEPRQVQFTLLDGLDPLQEIRLRPTTLALAEVVVTAEKTERELKQEQVYVGNVRLDRKQMDLAPVLIQRDLLRSLLTVPGVLPSNDFSSDLNVRGSRADENLILLDGVEVYNPNHLGGLFSAFIPGAVKHTDLLRSSWPAQYGGRLGAVLQVTSREGNQEALDGEVSLGALASSIQFSGPTWKLDNSSWMVALRRSYIDLATKAFTQDEVPYHFTDAQLRANWDLGEKDRLSVTGYWGDDVFDTSSLDFAYGNRALNLNWRHVWNTRWYSRTIVAFSRFRTELDFGGKALVLQTNHINDWSTRLQLEYHHDDALSVETGLLLKSVSTNFQAWVFNNHQWDIDVPMSEVALYAQASWRPHPLVIVEPGLRGVVFRAGGLTDGDAYSVERLEPRLGVKLHVNEGLRLKAAWGLYNQGIQQFRRDGSTFSFLWVSMDSTSRPSRSMHLTAGVEADLPADFTLELEGYHKRMDHLAEAKALMDEHQADDPSSNDYLFYQGRGESFGADLTIKRTRGLWTGQLGYSLGWAVRHVDEVNDGKPFYAAFDKRNNLNLLANRSFFHQETKGWPFRKWVRFFRYNESSAGLTWLWASGPRFTEPYSATWLGDDGLNGEESILHNYGGRNAQQLQAYNRLDLAWTFTHRKPGKEFECRMGILNLFNNPNYWGVEFNYTDDPGGLPTKVLTDGIRRLPSLELTWRF
- a CDS encoding C25 family cysteine peptidase, with amino-acid sequence MLRVLLLFLASLPALANSMSADLVLAHPQPLSNGMVLTLDFPEPDLLDVSGGQQARLAGEGLWGVAGCPDLPAVIRHIRIPDRSGVTLDVQEARWTSLGRVDMAPVQERLHTPQDLPLAWIRDEAVYQTASPWPQDWIRLSDPKLLREIRLVTLTVAPLRWNPVSGELQRLESLTVMLGFTGHNELNMPLRDEDEGLSDDSEGLVYRYHAAEDQFVRQMLGHNLLDPVSGESWQEEGSLNEIGWSAPALPLNYLVICRNAAVNQAGFQLWLEWKRRKGHHVTILTETQIPSFNASNIRAAIVSEYNTSAFPPHYVMLVGDPTDGSYTLPTHPSQYDHYYAACIGSDILADVVVGRVSVTSATMLNNVFNKIVGYETAPYLENTSWLRRASFLTGSGHCGESMSQLARDIGFQLLQERGYSQVDTAFCASSPSYVYNWFNQGISHYNYRGWIGMEGLDTNTLLNLQQGPRTPIAVVFTCSSGEFSQSESWGPAYSEAFLRGGTITTPGGAAAAMGFCTSNTHTAYNNLVDGGFWSALLDYRIPQVGTCMFRGKLELFNTLPDNDSNVNNFSYWANLMGDPGMEQWCGVPEVLHFETLPAGGSTSAQVLELRVLNAENAPVEGVAVTAWQSGDLAVSELSDAEGRVQLSLPGYPEGELKLTASKAFHAPTLAALTLSSLPATPVLQAFQVVDASGDGLLVPGESFQLQLTLANASASEALPALALSVELVDEEAALIVDGAADLAALEALGVGEVRDQLQLTLDDSWTEGLPLELNLRLGAGEQQFLLRAVLPVSTPVLAIRSASWATSALYPGETKDWVLRVENTGTITSHNLQLVPMFGSELLTVTPETLTLDSLAVGESVNVTLAVTAAANLVPGFTAPFYLLWGDASLECDGLVTTALTLGNRLVTDPTGPDAHGYYAFESTDTQWIQSPVFNWIEIAPNNGGTGTVLNLHDTADEADDSRRVQLPFPFSVYGETYSSLAVCSNGFVAFGTLAHLQTDFRNHFLPCGMGPEPMLAPMWDDFKLTSDAQVVTQYVESQHVFVIEWYRMRTNSNNAINTFQLLLYDPAVYPTPTGDGEFVYQYQTFTDTQNNDQDFPYCTVGLKNQDATIGLTLLNYHERPSTAATFGTGKAIRFSTSIGLSVDPAQLDLSATEAAFHLSETSVEAASDSLWLGNNGQAPLIWRASVLAPETWPPAIADSTQRESGGPDSFGYTWRDSADEQGPPAGWVDMWEAGSELVLTDDDDWSDPLTLPFAFPFYGEPRTQLWAHANGFVAFTEPDGNFWQNNVSLPGSSAPDQSLMIWWDDLMNNGNYSGYIRSWTNDADSVVVTWNVVPHFNQTSYGGPFTFQVVLESNGRITYNYGEMNAEDTDSDSGTIAVQLDQDTGFVIHQMTRAQDHLSIQILPPFWLTLGTSTGAVSTGELQALVLNARNDLQGLVLPAGQYTATVDLRTNDPEHPMTLIPVTLNVADVDLEPGQGPRSFALGEAVPNPFNPVTHFSFQLPEAARVQANLYNVAGQYVGTVLSQSLPAGSHSLRVDGSRLASGVYLLKLEAGPHSAVRKLTLLK